The window TTGATGAAACAAGCTTTACTTTGATGAAAGAACTTAGCCTTACAATGCCTGTATTTTATGCAAGCAATATGAGCCTTGGTGTAGCCGTGCTTAACCACCTTGCTCAAAAAGCTGCTTGTATGCTAAAAGGCTTTGATATAGAGCTTGTGGAAATGCACCACCGCCACAAAAAAGACGCTCCAAGTGGCACAGCTATGACTTTAGCTCAAGGGCTTGCAAATGCTAGAAATTTAGACTTAAACAAGGTGCGAGTAAGTGGCAGAGATGGACTTATAGGCGAGCGAAAGGCTGATGAGATCGGTGTGATGAGCTTAAGAGGCGGGGATATAGTTGGCAAGCATACCATAGGTTTTTATGAAGAGGGCGAGTTTTTAGAGCTTAGCCATGTGGCTACTTCAAGAGCAACCTTTGCAAAAGGAGCCATTAAAATCGCAAAATGGCTTGTGGTTCAAAAAAATGGCTTTTATTCAATCAATGATTTTTTAGGAATTTAAAATGTGTGCTATAGTCGGTGTGATTAATTCAAAACAAGCAAGTTTATATGCGTATTATGCTCTTTTTGCTATGCAGCATCGCGGACAAGAAGCAAGTGGTATTAGCGTGAGCGATGGTAAAAATTTACAAACCTTAAAAGGAAAAGGCGAAGTTAATACTATCTTTAATGAAGCCAATCTCGCCTCACTTCAAGGTGAGCTAGCAATCGGACACAACCGCTATTCTACAGCTGGAAGTGCATCTTTGGCTGATGCTCAGCCCATAGCGGCAAGCTGTATGCTAGGACAAATCGCTCTTGCACATAATGGCAACCTTGTAAATAAAGACGAAGTAAGGACAAGACTTATCAATGAAGGTGCGATTTTTCGCTCAAATATGGATACTGAAAATGTGATCCATCTTATCGCAAGAAGCAAAAAGCCAAATTTAAAAGAGAGGTTTATAGAAAGCTTAAAAGACTGCGTAGGAGCGTATTGCTTTGTGCTAGCAAGTAAAGATAAGCTTTTTGTGGTAAGGGATCGTTTTGGCGTGCGTCCTTTAAGCCTTGCAAAACTTAAAGATGGAGGCTATATAGTAGCTAGTGAAAGCTGTGCTTTTGACTTGATAGAAGCTGAGTTTATAAGAGATATAAAACCGGGCGAAATGCTTATCTTTACGCTTGGAAAAGATGAGTTTGAAAGTATAGAACTTTTTAAGCCTGAGCCTAGAATTTGTGCTTTTGAGTATATTTATTTTGCGCGTCCTGATAGCATAGTTGAGGGAAAAAGCGTATATGAAATGCGTAAAAAGATGGGTGAAATTCTAGCAGATAAATTTAAGCACAAAGCTGATTTTGTCGTGCCTGTGCCAGATAGTGGAGTCAGTGCAGCTTTAGGTTTTGCAAGTCGCTTAAAAATCCCTCTTGAAATGGCTATAGTAAGAAATCACTATGTAGGACGCACCTTTATAGAACCAACTCAAGAGCTAAGAAATCTCAAAGTCAAACTCAAACTCAATCCCATGCATAAAGTCCTTGAAGGCAAAGAAATCGTCGTCGTTGATGATAGTATAGTGCGTGGAACAACTTCTAAAAAGATCATTTCTTTGCTAAGAAATGCTGGGGCAAAAACCATTCATTTTGCAGTGGCTTGTCCTGAGATTAAATTCCCTGATCTTTACGGCATAGATACACCAACCTTTGAAGAGCTTATCAGCGCAAACAAAAATGCCCAAGAAGTGCGTGAATATATAGGTGCTGATACTTTAAGCTTTTTAAGCATAGATGAGCTAAAGCAAAGTTTGGGCGAGGAAAGGCAATACTCTCTTATCAGCTTTGATGGGGATTATTTTATTAAAGATTAATTAAGTTTGTTCTTGCTACAATGGCAGAGCTAGCTTTTATCAAAAAGGAAAAATTATGAAAAATAGTATTATCGCAAAGCTTTCATTGATCGTTGTTTTGATCTTTGCTGTTATTATGATCGCAAATGCGATTTATAGCTATAAAAAGACTTCTGAAGAAGTTACTTCTTTGTATTCAAGTATCCAAAATTTAGCCCTTAGTGCATCTTATACTACGATTAATATTACAATGAATATAGAAGCAATCCAGCACCTAAAAGTTGCAAGTGATGCGATTTTAAAAACTAATGATATAAATGAACAAAGAAAAGTTTTAAGAATAGCTGCGG is drawn from Campylobacter sp. MIT 12-8780 and contains these coding sequences:
- the dapB gene encoding 4-hydroxy-tetrahydrodipicolinate reductase; this translates as MTNIGIYGAKGRMGKQILLCLEDEKDFKASEFDKGDELKTFFDETQVIIDFSTPQACFTLLSYAKNNPKPLVIGTTGLDETSFTLMKELSLTMPVFYASNMSLGVAVLNHLAQKAACMLKGFDIELVEMHHRHKKDAPSGTAMTLAQGLANARNLDLNKVRVSGRDGLIGERKADEIGVMSLRGGDIVGKHTIGFYEEGEFLELSHVATSRATFAKGAIKIAKWLVVQKNGFYSINDFLGI
- the purF gene encoding amidophosphoribosyltransferase encodes the protein MCAIVGVINSKQASLYAYYALFAMQHRGQEASGISVSDGKNLQTLKGKGEVNTIFNEANLASLQGELAIGHNRYSTAGSASLADAQPIAASCMLGQIALAHNGNLVNKDEVRTRLINEGAIFRSNMDTENVIHLIARSKKPNLKERFIESLKDCVGAYCFVLASKDKLFVVRDRFGVRPLSLAKLKDGGYIVASESCAFDLIEAEFIRDIKPGEMLIFTLGKDEFESIELFKPEPRICAFEYIYFARPDSIVEGKSVYEMRKKMGEILADKFKHKADFVVPVPDSGVSAALGFASRLKIPLEMAIVRNHYVGRTFIEPTQELRNLKVKLKLNPMHKVLEGKEIVVVDDSIVRGTTSKKIISLLRNAGAKTIHFAVACPEIKFPDLYGIDTPTFEELISANKNAQEVREYIGADTLSFLSIDELKQSLGEERQYSLISFDGDYFIKD